A window of Nocardiopsis sp. Huas11 genomic DNA:
ATCCAGAGCGCGGGCAACGCCAACATCTCCGAGCTCGACGACCAGCAGATCAACGACTGGTTCGACGAGGTCGTCACGGTGGAGGACCCGGACGAGCGCGCGGACATCTACCGTCAGATCGACGAGCGGGCGATGGAGCAGGCCGCCATCCTTCCGGCCGTGTTCGAGCGGACGGTGCTGTACCGGCCGTCGACGCTGACGAACGTGTACTACCACGCGGGTTACTCGATGTACGACTACATGTCGCTGGGCACCACGCGGGAGTAGCGGTCACGTGCGGGGCGGTGGCCGGCGAGCGCCGGTCACCGCCCCGCCGTCTGTGCAGCCGGCTCGGTCATCCCGTCCGGCGCACGTGCCGTCGGTGGGAGGGCGCGTGCGCTTGGTGGGGGTCAGTGGCCTCGACCGGTGGGTTGGGCGCGGGGGAGGTGGCGGGCGAAGAACCTGTTCGCGGCGTCGCCCTCGAAGGGCGGGACGCCGGTGTGCCCGCCCATGTTGGCGTGCAGGGTCTTCTCCTGGGAGCCGAAGGCGTCGAACAGGTCCAGGGCCATCTGCCGGTCGTTGCCCTCGTCGTCCCACTGCAGCAGGACCTGGAGGGGGATGGTGACCTGTCGGGCCTCCTCGAACATGGCGCGGGGCACGAAGCTCCCGGCGAACAGCAGGGCCGCCGCGATGCGGGGTTCGACGCGTGCCAGTCGGAGGCCGATGGCGATGACTCCGCCGGAGTAGCCGACCGGGCCGCCGATCTCGGGCAGTGACAGCAGGGCGTCCAGGGCGGCCCGCCATTCCGGGACGGCCTGGTCGACCAGGGGCAGGACGAGCCGGTCGACGATCTCGTCGACCGGCTCCTCGGCCGCCGGCGCCCGGAGCAGGTCGGCGCGTGCCTGCTCGGTGGTGGGGCAGCGGGGCCGGTCGCCGCCGCCGGGGAGTTCGATGGTGGCCGCGGCGAAGCCCTCCGCCACGGCGTGCCGGGCGCGGGCCGCCACGCGTGGGTACATCCTGTGCAGTCCGCCGGGGTGGCCGAGCAGGATGAGTGGGGCCGGTGCGGGTGTGGTCTCGGGCGTCCACAGGAGGCCGGGGATGTCGCCGAGGGCGAACGCGCGCTCGCGGATGCCGTCGTCGAGGCGCTGGGAGGTGAATCGCACGGTCGTGCCTTTCGGGAGTGCTCGTGAGCGGCGCTCCCGGACGACCTATCGTCCGACCGTGACTCCGCGGGGGAGCACCCGTGTCGATACTGCGTTCACGGGTACCACCTCCTCGTTCTCTCGCACGGTCCGCTGGAAAGGTAGCAGTGGTGGTCGTGGTCCGCCAACGGGTTTTCGTGCGACCGGCGCGGGGTCGGGGTCCGTGTCCCCGAGGGGAGGCGGACCCCGACCCCGGCCTGGGGCCTCAGCGGGTGAGGGTCCACTCTCCGTCGGCCTGGACGTGGATGTACTCGATCGCCTCGGCGCCCTCGAGGATCGAGGCCTCACCGAGTTCGATGCTCCCCTCGTAGACGCCGATCTCGTTGGCGATGCTGCCGAGTCGTGCGCCGTCGGCGTCGTAGGGGACCACGATGAAGTTGGCGCTGCCGGAGTGGGTGAGCTGCAGGGTGGTGGTGTCCGCGGCCGTCCAGTCGATCTGGTAGAGCGCGTCTCCGGTTCCGCTGAGCCAGAAGGTCTCGGTGTCCCAGGCCAGGGCTTCGGAGGGGTCGACGGGGAGTCCGGCGGTGTCGTCGATCGGCTCGGTCTCGGCGGTGTCCTCGGCCTGCTCCTCCTCCGCCTGCTCGGTGGTGTCGGTCTCCTCGGCGGCGTCGGTCGGCGCGGAGGCGTCCTCGTTGATCGGTTCGAGTTCACCGATTTGGAAGGAGCAGGAGGTCAGGGCGGCCACGAGGGTGAGGGAGGCGATACCTGCGGCTGTCCGTGCGCGGAGGGAACCGCTCAGGGTGCGGGGGCTGAGGTCGTACTTGAACACGTGTTCTCCGAGGGCCGTGGGGGAAGCGGGTTGGCGCGCTCCGTACCCGGAGCCAAGCCGGGGTTCGGGAGGAACCAGTCGTGTGCTGTGACGCGCGAATGTCCGATTCGGTTCCCGGTCAGGTGCCCAGGGCGCGTGCCAACAGGGCGCGGCGGCTGTGCACGGCGGTCTTGGCGAACACCGCCTTGAGGTGGTCCTGCACGGTGTACTCGGACAGGAACATCCGGCCCGCGACCTCCCTGGTGCCGCCTCCGGCGGTCAGGCGGTGGAGTACCTCGGCCTCACGGGCGCTGAGGCCGAAGGCCCTGGCGAAGACCGCCGAACGTTCCGTGGGCGGGGCCTCTTCGATGGTGACCGCTATGTCCGACTCCTGGGAGGGTCGGGTGCTCCGGATCCTCGCCGCGCGCAGGGTCAGCCAGAGCCCCTCCGACAGGTGCATCCGGGCGTGGGGCGGGTGGCGGTCGACACCGGCCTCGCGGGCCAGGAGCTGCGCGGCCACGTTGTAGGCGCTCGCCGGGATCGGCGCCCGCCCATGGTCCGGGGGGACGAGCACGCGCAGGTACTCGTGCGCCTGCGGGGTCTGTCCGAGGACGTGGAGTTCGGGGTCGAGCAGCAGGACCACCGGCCCGGGGCGCCGGGGGTGGGGACCACGGGCCACGAAGGTGTTCGCCTGGCAGCGGCGCAGCGCCTCGGTCACGGTGCCGGCGATGCGCGCCAGGTAGCGGGATTCGGCAGGACCGAACCGGGGCGCGTCATCGGACCGCCACAGGTCCAGGAAGCCCCAGCAGCCGAACCGGTCCCGGAACACCGACGAGGCCACGTCCCCGATCCGGTAGTCGCTGAGCAGCTCCCGCCATAGCAGGCTGTGGGAGGGGTCGCCTCCGGTCCCCTCATGGAGCAGGGCGACGGGCGCCGACGCGTCCAGGGCCGTCCACCGGTTGACCGGGGTGAGGTACTTGAGGCGGATCAGGCGGGGCAGTTCACGCACGCAGGGGACGTCCGCGAGCGGAAGGGAGCCCACCGACGTCTCGGGGTCGGTCAGCAGGAAGGCGTGGGCGTCGAAGCCCACCACGCGGCGGATCTCCTCCAGGAGCCGCAGCCGCAGGTCGCGCGCATCGACCGCGGAACCGCAGAGGACGCCGACCCGTTCCCGCGACCGGTCCCATGCCGTCGTTCCGGCCATGTTCCGAGGCTACTCCGTGACGGTGGCGTCCGCGTCTGGGGACGGGCGGGCCTCTGGCGGCCGTTTCGCCGCGGGGACCCCAGACTCCTGGGATGGGAAACCGTCGCCGGCCGCCCCAGGATCGAAGTGACACACGATCTGGACGAGGAGCGGTCATGCCGACCCTTCACATCGAACACGCCATCTCCGACATCACACTCTGGAAGGCCGCTTTCGACCGCTTCGCCGGGTTCCGGCGGCGGTCGGGGGTGCTTCGGCACCGGATCCAGCGCCCGGTCGGCGACCCGGGGTACGTCGTGATCGACCTGGAGTTCGCCACGACCGAGGAGGCGGAGGCGTTCCTCGCCTTCCTGCGGACCAAGGTCTGGTCGTCCGGCGAGAACGCCCCGGCCCTGGTCGGGGTCCCCGAGACCAGGATCCTCGAACCCGTCGAGAGTGGCTGAGCGCCGCTGAGGGGCGGCGCAACCGGCCGGGGCGGCCGGTCAGGACCGTGTCAGTAGATGATCGACACGATCTGGCAGAGGGCCTCGGCCAGTGCGCGGTCGCCGTCCACACGGGCGCGGGCCAGGGCGTCGTCCGGTGCGATGCCGCGGGTGCACAGGCGCCAGGTGGTCTCCGCGTCCAGAGTGACGGTCGCGGCGGGCCGCCCGGTGTCAGGGGCGGCCAGCGACCAGCCGTCCCCGGTGGCGGTGACCGTCCAGGCGCCGCCGGCCGGGCCCTCGACCCGGACCTGGGCCTGGGTGCCGGGCTCGGCGCGGAGTCCGCGCAGCGTGTGGGGCAGGGCCCGCAGGAAGGTGTCCAGGACCACGGACAGTGTTCGCGGCGCGAGGTCGGTGCCCTGGCCGGTGGCGTGGCGGATCTGCTGTCGGTGGGTCCAGAACTCGGTGAGGTCGCGGGCGTTGTCCAGCCACTTGGGCGACGGGTCGACGCCGGCCCAGGACACGCCCAGGGACAGGGCTTCGGGGTCGGTGGTCTCGAAGTACCGGGCGGTCTGCGCGCCGATCAGGTCCAGGGTGTCCACGAGCGCGGCCGGGCTCACCCGGGCCAGGGCGTGCACCCACTGCTGGTTCTCGCGGTGGATGAAGGTCTCCAGCGGCTCACCCGGCGCGGGGGAGGCGCCGCCGCGGTGGCTGTCGCGGTCGCGGCCGAGTCGCCCGTAGCAGTCGCCGAGCACGTGCGCGGCGAGGTCGCGTACGCTCCAGCCCGGAACCGCCTCCCGATTCCAGTCGGTCGGTGCCAGGGCGCGCAGTGTGGCCATGAGCGCGGCGTGTTCGGGGGCGAACAGGGGGCGGGCGTCGATGGGTGTACCGAGCCGGGCGTGGTCGTGGGGCTGGGAGTCCATGACCGCATCCTGCCCGCTCGCGGTCCCGACGGCCACCGGTTTCCTCGCGCGCCGGGTGCGGTTTCTTTCGAGCGCACCCGGGTCGTCCCGCGGCGGCCGCGAATCCGGCTACATGAGGGAGGTGGTCCAGGACTCGCCGCCGGTGGACACGTAGCAGAGGGCCTCCTGCACGCCGGAGTCCCACGCTTCCTCGTCCGGCGCGAGGTAGCCGATGAAGAACGCGTCCGGTGTGCGTTCGGGGTCCAGGGCGCTCTCGCTCATCGGTCGGCAGGCGGAGTCGATGTCGGCGATGAAGGAGGACCATCCGGGCCAGTCGCCGGTGGAGGGGGAGTAGGAGCCGATCACCTGGGCGTTGTGCGGCTCGTCGCAGGCGATGAGCTCGATCTCGTAGAACTCCCTGTCCGCGGGCTCGATGAAGCAGTCCCCGGCTTGCAGTGTGCACACGGTGGCGTAGCCGGGCGGGGGTTCGCACAGGTCGGCGGAGGCGTCCGGGTCCGTGTCGGCCGGGACGGCCGGGACGGCGTCCGGGGCCGGCGGGTTCTGGTCCTGCAGGGTGTAGGGGCCGGATGCGGCCCTGTCGTGGACGAGGACGAGGGCGGCGGCCCATCCGATGCTCCACACCCCCGCGGCCACGATTCCGACCAGGGAGAAGATGACGCCGACGGTCTTGGCGGTCGCGGGTCCGGAGGCGTCGGGAGGGGGCGAGGCCGGTGACCTGTGGATCCGGAAGAGGGCGATCAGGCCGAGGACGATGGCGAGGGGGATGGGCAGGAGGAGGAAGCCCGACAGCCCCAGCACGAGTGCCGCGATGGAGAATCCGCCGGCTCTTCGTTCCTGGCCCTGGTCGTGCGCTGCTGTGTCCGTCAACGGAGTTCCCACGTGTTCTCGGGGCCGGTGCGGCGAGGGGGCGTCGCCCGGCAGTCGATCATGACCGTGTCCAGGTGGCCGGGGTGAGGGCGCGCCACCCGCACCGGGGCCCAGGTCGGGCCCTGGCGTCCGCGGCCCGGCGCCGCGGGGCGCCAGGCCCCCGCGGGTTCAGACGAGGCTCCACAGGCTGACGGTGCCGTCGTCCTGGACGGTGGCGGCGGTGGTGCCCTCCTCGCCGGAGTGCAGCGCGACCACGTAGCCCTCCAGCTCGACCGCGGAGACGCTCTCGCCGGTGGCGGCGTCCCACACCCGGGCCGTGCCGTCGTCGCCGCCGGTGTACAGGGTCGAGCCGGCGGGGCCGAAGGCGACGGCGCGGACCTGCTCGTGGTGGTCGGTGATCGAGGCGATCTCGGCGCCGCTCCCGGTGTCCCAGATCTGCACGGAGTGGCTCACACTGCCGACGGCCAGGATGGTGCCGTCGGCGCTGAAGGCCATGTCCAAGGGGAAGGACTCGGCCCCCTCCAGGGTCGCGGTGGTCTCGCCCTCCTCGGGGTCCCACAGCCGTACGGTGCCGTCGTCACTGCCGGTGGCCAGGGCGGTGCCGTCGGCGTTGAAGGCCACGGTCCGGATCCAGTCGGAGTGTCCCTCCAGGGTGGCGGTCTCGTCGCCGCTGGAGACCTCCCACAGGCGGGCCGTGTTGTCGTCGCCGCCGGTGGCCAGAGTGGTGCCGTCGGGGTGCAGGTCCACGGAGCGCACCCAGTCGGTGTGTCCCTCGAAGGTGGCGGTCGACTCGCCGCTGTCCAGGTCCCACACGCGTGCGGTGCGGTCGTCGCTGCCGGTGGCGAGCGCGGTGCCGTCGGCGTTGAAGTCCATCGACCGGATCCAGTCGGTGTGGCCTTCGAGGGTGGCGACCTCCTCGCCGCCGGCCACGTCCCAGACCCGGGCGGTGCCGTCGACGCCGCCGGCGGCGATCAGGGTGCCGTCCGGGCTGAAGGCCACCGACTCGACGTCGGCGCCGTGGGTGAAGGTGCCCAGGGCCGAGGCCGCGTCGAAGGGCACGGGCGGGGCGTCCGTGCCCGCGGAGTCGTCGGCGGAGGAGATCCACATGGCGCCCGCGACGATGAGGATCCCGACGGTGGCCACGGCGACGAAGCCCACGATCCACTGCCCGACGGCGCGGCCGGTCGTGGCCGGTCGGGCGGGCGGTGCCGCGACGGGGCGCTGTGCCACGGGGCGGGGCGGCGGTGATGGAGCCACCCGCGGGCCGGTGGTCCTGGCGGGTGTGGGGTGCCACTGGGCCGGGGGCACGGAGTTCGGGGCCGGGGAGTGCGGCGGGTGTGAGGTCGGTGGATGCGAGGTGGGCGGATGTGAGTTGGGCGGGTGTGAGGTCGGTGGATGCGAGGTGGGCGGATGTGAGTTGGGCGGGTGGGAGTTCGGTGCGTGGGACCCCTGGGCGGGGGAGCCCTGCGAAGCGGAGACCGCCGGGTCGGAGAACGGTGGCTGGGAGGGGCGCCCGTTCGCCGGGCCGGCCTGTTCGGCGGCGGCGAGGTGGGGCGGCGGCCAGGCGTCCTGGAGGTCGAGTTCCTCGAACCGCTCCAGGATCTGTTCTGGTGTGGGCCGCAGGGCGGGGTCGTGCCGCCAGCACTCGGCGATGAGCGCGCGCACGTCCTCGGCCATGTCCCCCGGGTCGGGCGCGGGGCTGATGATCCGCAGCAGGGTCTCGGCCATGGAGCCCCGGGAGAAGGGGTTCTTGCCGGTGGCGGCGTAGGCGAGCACGGTCCCCAGGGAGAACACGTCCGAGGGCGGGTCCACGTGGGACCCGTCGGTCTGCTCGGGCGACATGTAGGGCAGCGTGCCGAACACCGCGCCCTGCGCCGTCACGCTGCTGGCGTCCAGGGGGCGGGCGATGCCGAAGTCGATGATGCGGGGACCGTCGTGGGTCAGGATGATGTTGCCGGGCTTGAGGTCGCGGTGGACCAGCCCGCAGGCGTGCACCGCTTTGAGCCCCTCGGCCAGACCGGCGGCCAGGACGTGCAGTGCGGGTGGGGCGATGGGGCCGTGGGCGCGCACGGCCTCGTCCAGGGTGGGGCCGGGGATGTGCGCGGTGGCGATCCACGGCGGGTCGGCGTCGGGGTCGGCGTCCACCACCTGCGCGGTGTGGAAGCCGCCGACGCGGCGGGCGATCTCGGCCTCGCGCGCGAACCGGGTACGGAACTCCGTGTTCTCGGCGTGTTCGGAGCGGATGACCTTGATGACGACCTGGCGTCCGGAGGGGGTGCGGGCGAGGTAGACCTTGCCCATGCCTCCCGAGCCCAGACGTGCGGTCAGCCGGTAGCTGCCGACCCTTGGTGGGTCGGAGGGGTGCAGGGGGTCCACATCTTCAGCCTTCTACCCGGGGGCGCGGGGTGCGGATCGACGATTCGGAATGACCGAATTATGTCAGTTGGCTCGGACTTCGTGGACCTCGGTACCGCTACCGGGGAGTACACGCCGGAGGGGATGAGCGTGATCGCCTGATCGCACTGGGTTACCGTGTGCTTCCAGGCGGGCACCGACCGCCGATCGGCCCCCGGTACCGGGGCACCCCCGCCCACAGAAAGCGCGCGCCTTGCTGACCTACATCCTGCGCCGACTCGGCGCCGGCCTGCTGCTCCTGGCCGTGGTCACGATGGTCACGTTCGCCATCTTCTACGTGGTGCCCCGGTGGGCGGGCCGGACCACCGAGCAGCTGGCGACGATGTACGTGGGCCGCGCTCCCACCCCGGAGGCGATCCAGGCGACGATCGACCGGCTCGGGCTCGACAAGCCCGTCGCGGTGCAGTTCTACGAGTTCGTCCGCGGGATCTTCTTCGGCGCGGAGTACCGCTTCGGCCGCGAGACGATCGAGTGCTCGGCGCCGTGCTTCGGGTACTCGTTCCAGACCTACCAGGAGGTCTTCCCCGAGATCGTGGCTCGGCTGCCGGTGACGGTGTCGCTGGCGATCGGCGCCGGGGTCATCTGGCTGGTGGGCGGGATCGCCGTGGGCGTGGTGTCCGCGGTGTGGCGGGGCAGCCTGTTCGACCGTCTGGCGATGGGCGTCGCGTTGGCGGGGGTGTCGCTGCCGATCTTCTTCACCGGTCTGCTGTCGCTGGCCTTCCTCGTGCACGCCTGGGGGCTGTTCTCCACCCCGGTCTACGTGCCCCTGGCCGAGGATCCGGCGGGGTGGGCCGAGGGGCTGATCCTGCCGTGGCTGACGCTGGCGTTCCTGCACGCGGCGATGTACGCCCGGCAGACCCGTGCGGGGATGCTGGAGACGCTGGGCGAGGACTACATCCGTACCGCCCGGGCCAAGGGTTTGAGTGAGACCAAGGTCGTGCTCAAGCACGCGCTGCGGCCGACGCTCACGCCGATCGTGACGATCTTCGGCCTGGACCTGGGTCTGGTGCTGGGCGGCGCGGTCCTGACCGAGCAGGTCTTCTCGTTGAACGGGATCGGCCGCTACGCCGTCCAGGCCATCACTCAGAGCGACCTTCCGGTGATCCTGGGGGTGACGCTCTTCGGTGCGTTCTTCATCGTGCTCAGCAACCTGATCGTGGACCTGCTGTATCCGCTGATCGACCCCCGTGTGCGCATCCACGGCTGACCGGCCGCAGACCAGAGAGCAGAGGCGTCCCCTATGAGCGAGTCCGCGGTTCCCACCGTGCCCGTCGTCCGCGTGGAGGACCTGCGGGTGGCGTTCCCGCTTCTGGAGGGGGAGCTCCGTGCGGTGGACGGGTTGTCCTTCGAGGTGCCGGCCGGCGGCGCCCTCGGCATCGTGGGCGAGTCGGGCTCGGGTAAGAGCGTGACGTCGCTGGCGCTGATGGGGTTGCACCGGGGCAGCCGGGCCAGGATCACTGGTTCGATCGAGGTCACGGGCAAGGACGTGGTCACGGCTTCGGATCGGGAGCTGCGGCGGATGCGCGGCAACGACATCGCGATGGTCTTCCAGGACCCGATGCAGTCGCTGCACCCGCAGTACACGATCGGTAACCAGTTGGTGGAGGCCTACCGGGTCCACCATCCCAAGGCGGGCAAGGCCCAGGCGCGCAAGAAGGCGGTGGAGTCGCTGGAGCGGGTGGGGATCCCGGAGCCGGCGAAGCGGATCAACTCCTATCCGCACGAGTTCTCCGGTGGTATGCGCCAGCGGGTGGTGATCGCGATGGGGTTGATGTGCGACCCGAAGGTGCTGTTGGCCGACGAGCCGACGACGGCGCTGGATGTGACGGTGCAGGCGCAGGTGCTGGACCTGTTGGATGAGCTGCGCCGGGATCTGGGGATGGGTCTGATCCTGGTCTCGCACGATCTGGCCGTGGTGGCGGGGTCGGTGGACGAGGTCGTGGTGATGCGCAAGGGCGTGGCGGTGGAGCGCGGGGACGTGCGCACGGTGCTGTCGGCGCCGGAGCACCCGTACACGCGGGCTCTGTTGGCCGCGGTGCCGCGGGTGGAGGTCTCCCGCGCACAACGACGGGCACGTGATCGGGCGGATCGGGCAGTGCAGGAGCGTCAGCGGGAGCGCCGGGCGGACGCGCGGGCGGCCCAGGAGAGCGCCGGGGGACCGGAGAGCACCCGGGCCGAGACCGACGGGACCGAAGGGGCCGATGGGGCCGATGGGGCCGATGGGGCCGGGCGGACCGAACCGGGCTTCGACGCCTTCGCCGTCGCACCGGACCTGGGCGGGGTGCTGTTGCGGGTGGAGGATGTGGCGCAGCGGTTCAGGGTGCGTGGGGGTATGTGGGGCCGCTCGACGGATTTCTGGGCGGTCAAGGGTGTTTCGTTCGAGCTGCGCCAGGGTGAGACGCTGGGTGTGGTGGGGGAGTCGGGGTCGGGTAAGTCGACTCTGTCGCGGATGATCATGCGGTTGTTGGAGCCCACCCGGGGCCGGGTGGAGTTCGAGGGCCGTGACATCACGCACCTGTCCGATCGTGAGCTGCGTCCGCTGCGGCGTGATGTGCAGATGGTGTTCCAGAACCCGTACTCGTCGTTGAATCCGCGGGTGACGGTGGGGGACGCGATCGGTACGGCGTTGAAGGTGCAGGGTGAGCGCGACGGTAGGAAGGTGCGCGCGCGGGTGCAGGAGCTTCTTGAGCGGGTGGGGTTGGAGCCGGGGCATTACAACCGGTTCCCGCACGCGTTCTCGGGTGGGCAGCGTCAGCGGATCGCGATCGCGCGGGCGTTGATCTTGAAGCCGAAGCTGATCATCTGTGATGAGCCGGTCTCGGCGTTGGACGTGTCCACGCAGGACCAGGTGTTGCGGTTGCTGTCGGAGTTGCAGGATGATTTCGGGTTGACGTACATCTTCGTGGCCCATGATCTGGCGGTGGTGCGTCAGGTCTCGGACCGGGTCGCGGTGATGCGCAGGGGCGAGGTCGTGGAGATGGGTGACAGCGACAGTGTGTACGAGTCTCCGCGGAGTGAGTACACGCGTCAGTTGTTGACGGCGGCGCCGTTGCTGGACCCGGACGAGGCACGCCGCCTCCGCGCCGAACGCGTACGGGTGCGCCAGGGGGCCTGAACCGGCAGGGGCCGGAACGCGTCACGCGCCCCGACCCCTGAACCGTCACCGTCAGAGCCAGCCGCGCCGGCCGGCGATGGAGTCGATCCACTGGTGCAGGTAGGACTTCCAGTCCTGGCTCGCCTCGGCGCCGTGGGCGATGGTGAACTGGTGGAAGGTGTCCCGGCCCTCGGTGAAGAGCAGCCCGGGCTTCTTGTCCAGCTCCAGGACGACGTCGACCCCCCGCTCGTCGGTCACGAACGACAGTTCCAGGTTGTTCAGGCCCCGGTAGCGGCTCGGCGCCCGGTACTCGATCTCCTGGTAGAAGGGCAGCTGCTGGCGGGTGCCGCGGAGCCGGCCCTTCTCCATGTCGGCCTGCTGGAACCGGAAGCCCAGGGCGCCCAGGCCGTCCAGCACCGCCAGGTGGGCCGGGAGCGGGTCCACGCGCACGGGGTCCAGGTCGCCGGGGTCGATGGCGCTCGCCACGTGCAGGCGGGTGTTGACCCCCAGCTGCATCTTGTTCAGGTGCCTGCCCTGGTAGGTCGTGATGGGGGTCTCCCACGGCGTGGGGATCTCGAAGGGCACCGTGATCTGGTGGCCCGGCTGGAGGTCCAGCGCGCCACCGAGCTGGACCCGGTGGAAGTCGATGTTCTGGTGGCCCTCGTGGTCGCCGCTCTCGACCTCGACCCGGGCCTGGTAACCGACGCTGAGCTGTTCGACCCGCTGGTCGACCTCTCCGCCCTGGATGTGGACCGTGCCCCGGACCGAGCCTCCCGGCCGGGTGGGGGCACCGTCCAACTGGGTTTCGACAGAGGCTCCACCGAATCCGACACCGGCGAGCAGACGCTTGAGAACCATGCTTCGCTTCCTCAGTCCTCCGGCCGTGGAAGGGGTGCCCGGGCCGGGGGACGTGTGATGTGGGTGATCGGCACCCCAGTGTTCCGACGCACGCGGGGAGCGTTCGGTTGCGGTGGGAGGTGATCGGTTTCGGACGCGTTTCGCCCCCCGTGCCCGCACGCGCGTCCGGTGGTGGAGCCGCCCGCGCGAGCCCGCTGCCCCTGGCCGGGGCGAGCCGGACGCTCGCCGGTGGGGCGCGCCTCAGGCCCGCTTTGCGGCGCCGGCCGTGCGGCGCCGGTGACCGGCCGCGTCTTCGCTGGTCACCGGCGGCCTCACACCAGACCCGCCAGCAGCGCCCGCAACCCGAAGTGGAAGCGCGCCTCGGCCTCGGCCGCGTCCGGGGCGTCCTCCTCCTGCTGGTGGCGGACCTGGTGCACCACCGCGCCCAGGCAGTACGAGTACAGGGCGTCCGCCGCGCGGTCGACGTCGGCACCGGTCAGCCCGGCCTCGCCCAGCGCGCCCCGCACGAGCGCGCGGGTGGTGAGGCTGTTGGGCGTCTGGGGCGCACGGTGCGCCAGCAGCGACAGGGCGCCCGAGTACTCCAGCAGACGGGCGCGGTAGGCCCGGGCCCAGTCGGTGATGCGCTCGTCCCAGCGGCCGGGCTCGGTGTCCTCCGCGGACGCGGACGCCTCGGCTGTCTCCTCGTCCGGCT
This region includes:
- a CDS encoding alpha/beta hydrolase, which translates into the protein MRFTSQRLDDGIRERAFALGDIPGLLWTPETTPAPAPLILLGHPGGLHRMYPRVAARARHAVAEGFAAATIELPGGGDRPRCPTTEQARADLLRAPAAEEPVDEIVDRLVLPLVDQAVPEWRAALDALLSLPEIGGPVGYSGGVIAIGLRLARVEPRIAAALLFAGSFVPRAMFEEARQVTIPLQVLLQWDDEGNDRQMALDLFDAFGSQEKTLHANMGGHTGVPPFEGDAANRFFARHLPRAQPTGRGH
- a CDS encoding helix-turn-helix transcriptional regulator, whose product is MAGTTAWDRSRERVGVLCGSAVDARDLRLRLLEEIRRVVGFDAHAFLLTDPETSVGSLPLADVPCVRELPRLIRLKYLTPVNRWTALDASAPVALLHEGTGGDPSHSLLWRELLSDYRIGDVASSVFRDRFGCWGFLDLWRSDDAPRFGPAESRYLARIAGTVTEALRRCQANTFVARGPHPRRPGPVVLLLDPELHVLGQTPQAHEYLRVLVPPDHGRAPIPASAYNVAAQLLAREAGVDRHPPHARMHLSEGLWLTLRAARIRSTRPSQESDIAVTIEEAPPTERSAVFARAFGLSAREAEVLHRLTAGGGTREVAGRMFLSEYTVQDHLKAVFAKTAVHSRRALLARALGT
- a CDS encoding maleylpyruvate isomerase family mycothiol-dependent enzyme, with product MDSQPHDHARLGTPIDARPLFAPEHAALMATLRALAPTDWNREAVPGWSVRDLAAHVLGDCYGRLGRDRDSHRGGASPAPGEPLETFIHRENQQWVHALARVSPAALVDTLDLIGAQTARYFETTDPEALSLGVSWAGVDPSPKWLDNARDLTEFWTHRQQIRHATGQGTDLAPRTLSVVLDTFLRALPHTLRGLRAEPGTQAQVRVEGPAGGAWTVTATGDGWSLAAPDTGRPAATVTLDAETTWRLCTRGIAPDDALARARVDGDRALAEALCQIVSIIY
- a CDS encoding DUF4190 domain-containing protein codes for the protein MTDTAAHDQGQERRAGGFSIAALVLGLSGFLLLPIPLAIVLGLIALFRIHRSPASPPPDASGPATAKTVGVIFSLVGIVAAGVWSIGWAAALVLVHDRAASGPYTLQDQNPPAPDAVPAVPADTDPDASADLCEPPPGYATVCTLQAGDCFIEPADREFYEIELIACDEPHNAQVIGSYSPSTGDWPGWSSFIADIDSACRPMSESALDPERTPDAFFIGYLAPDEEAWDSGVQEALCYVSTGGESWTTSLM
- a CDS encoding WD40 repeat domain-containing serine/threonine protein kinase; the protein is MDPLHPSDPPRVGSYRLTARLGSGGMGKVYLARTPSGRQVVIKVIRSEHAENTEFRTRFAREAEIARRVGGFHTAQVVDADPDADPPWIATAHIPGPTLDEAVRAHGPIAPPALHVLAAGLAEGLKAVHACGLVHRDLKPGNIILTHDGPRIIDFGIARPLDASSVTAQGAVFGTLPYMSPEQTDGSHVDPPSDVFSLGTVLAYAATGKNPFSRGSMAETLLRIISPAPDPGDMAEDVRALIAECWRHDPALRPTPEQILERFEELDLQDAWPPPHLAAAEQAGPANGRPSQPPFSDPAVSASQGSPAQGSHAPNSHPPNSHPPTSHPPTSHPPNSHPPTSHPPTSHPPHSPAPNSVPPAQWHPTPARTTGPRVAPSPPPRPVAQRPVAAPPARPATTGRAVGQWIVGFVAVATVGILIVAGAMWISSADDSAGTDAPPVPFDAASALGTFTHGADVESVAFSPDGTLIAAGGVDGTARVWDVAGGEEVATLEGHTDWIRSMDFNADGTALATGSDDRTARVWDLDSGESTATFEGHTDWVRSVDLHPDGTTLATGGDDNTARLWEVSSGDETATLEGHSDWIRTVAFNADGTALATGSDDGTVRLWDPEEGETTATLEGAESFPLDMAFSADGTILAVGSVSHSVQIWDTGSGAEIASITDHHEQVRAVAFGPAGSTLYTGGDDGTARVWDAATGESVSAVELEGYVVALHSGEEGTTAATVQDDGTVSLWSLV
- a CDS encoding ABC transporter permease, with the translated sequence MLTYILRRLGAGLLLLAVVTMVTFAIFYVVPRWAGRTTEQLATMYVGRAPTPEAIQATIDRLGLDKPVAVQFYEFVRGIFFGAEYRFGRETIECSAPCFGYSFQTYQEVFPEIVARLPVTVSLAIGAGVIWLVGGIAVGVVSAVWRGSLFDRLAMGVALAGVSLPIFFTGLLSLAFLVHAWGLFSTPVYVPLAEDPAGWAEGLILPWLTLAFLHAAMYARQTRAGMLETLGEDYIRTARAKGLSETKVVLKHALRPTLTPIVTIFGLDLGLVLGGAVLTEQVFSLNGIGRYAVQAITQSDLPVILGVTLFGAFFIVLSNLIVDLLYPLIDPRVRIHG
- a CDS encoding ABC transporter ATP-binding protein — protein: MSESAVPTVPVVRVEDLRVAFPLLEGELRAVDGLSFEVPAGGALGIVGESGSGKSVTSLALMGLHRGSRARITGSIEVTGKDVVTASDRELRRMRGNDIAMVFQDPMQSLHPQYTIGNQLVEAYRVHHPKAGKAQARKKAVESLERVGIPEPAKRINSYPHEFSGGMRQRVVIAMGLMCDPKVLLADEPTTALDVTVQAQVLDLLDELRRDLGMGLILVSHDLAVVAGSVDEVVVMRKGVAVERGDVRTVLSAPEHPYTRALLAAVPRVEVSRAQRRARDRADRAVQERQRERRADARAAQESAGGPESTRAETDGTEGADGADGADGAGRTEPGFDAFAVAPDLGGVLLRVEDVAQRFRVRGGMWGRSTDFWAVKGVSFELRQGETLGVVGESGSGKSTLSRMIMRLLEPTRGRVEFEGRDITHLSDRELRPLRRDVQMVFQNPYSSLNPRVTVGDAIGTALKVQGERDGRKVRARVQELLERVGLEPGHYNRFPHAFSGGQRQRIAIARALILKPKLIICDEPVSALDVSTQDQVLRLLSELQDDFGLTYIFVAHDLAVVRQVSDRVAVMRRGEVVEMGDSDSVYESPRSEYTRQLLTAAPLLDPDEARRLRAERVRVRQGA
- a CDS encoding sporulation protein; translation: MVLKRLLAGVGFGGASVETQLDGAPTRPGGSVRGTVHIQGGEVDQRVEQLSVGYQARVEVESGDHEGHQNIDFHRVQLGGALDLQPGHQITVPFEIPTPWETPITTYQGRHLNKMQLGVNTRLHVASAIDPGDLDPVRVDPLPAHLAVLDGLGALGFRFQQADMEKGRLRGTRQQLPFYQEIEYRAPSRYRGLNNLELSFVTDERGVDVVLELDKKPGLLFTEGRDTFHQFTIAHGAEASQDWKSYLHQWIDSIAGRRGWL